The following proteins come from a genomic window of Chanos chanos chromosome 15, fChaCha1.1, whole genome shotgun sequence:
- the rps6kb1a gene encoding ribosomal protein S6 kinase beta-1 isoform X3, with the protein MAGVFDIDLDQPEENVSDDELEEAAMIVRNAKDTAHTKAERNILEEVKHPFIVDLIYAFQTGGKLYLILEYLSGGELFMQLEREGIFMEDTACFYLAEISMALGHLHQKGIIYRDLKPENIMLNNNGHVKLTDFGLCKESIHDGTVTHTFCGTIEYMAPEILMRSGHNRAVDWWSLGALMYDMLTGAPPFTGENRKKTIDKILKCKLNLPPYLTQEARDLLKKLLKRNASLRLGAGPGDASEVQSHPFFRYINWDDLLARKVEPPFKPFLQSADDVSQFDSKFTSQTPVDSPDDSALSESANQVFLGFTYVAPSVLENVKEKFSFEPKIRSPRRFLGSPRTPVSPLKFETGDCWPRGPALPCGTPALLSPGEQPMEVSGVEHMDVSSGTEASAPLPIRQPLGSTMSTFKTQPYPVISKRPEHLRMNL; encoded by the exons ATGGCAGGTGTGTTTGATATCGACCTAGACCAACCGGAGGAAAATGTCTCTGACGATGAGCTTGAGGAAGCG gCCATGATTGTACGCAATGCGAAGGACACAGCCCACACAAAGGCTGAACGGAATATTCTGGAAGAGGTGAAGCACCCGTTCATTGTGGACCTCATCTATGCTTTCCAGACCGGTGGCAAACTTTACCTCATTCTGGAATACCTCAGCG gtgGAGAACTCTTCATGCAGTTGGAGAGAGAAGGCATCTTTATGGAGGACACAGCCTG TTTCTATCTGGCGGAGATTTCCATGGCCTTGGGTCACCTCCATCAGAAAGGCATCATCTACCGGGACCTCAAACCTGAAAATATCATGCTCAATAACAACG GTCACGTGAAGTTGACTGACTTTGGACTCTGCAAGGAGTCGATCCACGATGGCACTGTGACTCACACCTTCTGTGGAACCATAGAATACAT GGCCCCAGAAATCCTGATGAGAAGTGGACATAATCGGGCTGTGGACTGGTGGAGTCTGGGAGCGCTGATGTATGACATGCTGACAGGCGCG CCTCCTTTCACCGGTGAAAACCGTAAAAAGACTATTGACAAAATCTTGAAGTGCAAACTGAACCTTCCGCCTTACCTCACACAAGAAGCCAGGGATCTGCTGAAGAAG CTACTAAAAAGAAACGCATCGCTGCGTTTAGGAGCCGGGCCAGGAGACGCATCTGAAGTACAG AGCCATCCCTTCTTTCGATACATTAACTGGGATGATCTCCTCGCTCGCAAAGTAGAACCTCCGTTCAAGCCTTTTCTG CAATCAGCAGATGATGTCAGCCAGTTCGACTCCAAGTTCACGAGCCAGACGCCAGTGGACAGTCCGGACGACTCCGCCCTGAGCGAAAGCGCTAACCAGGTCTTCCTG GGGTTCACATATGTAGCCCCGTCCGTGCTTGAAAATGTGAAGGAGAAGTTTTCGTTTGAGCCAAAAATCCGCTCACCTCGAAGGTTTCTGGGAAGCCCGAGAACACCAGTGAG CCCTTTGAAGTTTGAAACGGGGGACTGTTGGCCCAGGGGGCCTGCTTTACCTTGCGGGACGCCTGCTCTACTGTCTCCCGGTGAGCAGCCCATGGAGGTGTCCGGCGTGGAACACATGGACGTGAGCTCCGGCACCGAAGCATCCGCCCCTCTCCCCATCAGACAGCCGCTGGGTTCCACCATGAGCACCTTCAAAACGCAACCCTATCCAGTCATCTCCAAACGACCCGAGCATCTACGCATGAACCTATGA
- the rps6kb1a gene encoding ribosomal protein S6 kinase beta-1 isoform X1: MAGVFDIDLDQPEENVSDDELEEAAQTNECMEQCSGFEFNMDDCEKFEISEDSVNKGAEQIRPECFELLRVLGKGGYGKVFQVRKVSGATSGKIFAMKVLKKAMIVRNAKDTAHTKAERNILEEVKHPFIVDLIYAFQTGGKLYLILEYLSGGELFMQLEREGIFMEDTACFYLAEISMALGHLHQKGIIYRDLKPENIMLNNNGHVKLTDFGLCKESIHDGTVTHTFCGTIEYMAPEILMRSGHNRAVDWWSLGALMYDMLTGAPPFTGENRKKTIDKILKCKLNLPPYLTQEARDLLKKLLKRNASLRLGAGPGDASEVQSHPFFRYINWDDLLARKVEPPFKPFLQSADDVSQFDSKFTSQTPVDSPDDSALSESANQVFLGFTYVAPSVLENVKEKFSFEPKIRSPRRFLGSPRTPVSPLKFETGDCWPRGPALPCGTPALLSPGEQPMEVSGVEHMDVSSGTEASAPLPIRQPLGSTMSTFKTQPYPVISKRPEHLRMNL; encoded by the exons ATGGCAGGTGTGTTTGATATCGACCTAGACCAACCGGAGGAAAATGTCTCTGACGATGAGCTTGAGGAAGCG GCTCAAACCAACGAATGTATGGAACAGTGCAGCGGATTTGAATT TAATATGGATGACTGTGAGAAGTTTGAAATCTCAGAGGACAGTGTCAATAAAGGCGCTGAACAGATTCGACCTGAGTGCTTTGAACTGCTCAGAGTCTTGGGAAAAGGAGGCTATGGGAAG GTGTTTCAAGTTCGAAAGGTATCTGGAGCCACCTCCGGAAAAATATTTGCCATGAAAGTTTTGAAAAAG gCCATGATTGTACGCAATGCGAAGGACACAGCCCACACAAAGGCTGAACGGAATATTCTGGAAGAGGTGAAGCACCCGTTCATTGTGGACCTCATCTATGCTTTCCAGACCGGTGGCAAACTTTACCTCATTCTGGAATACCTCAGCG gtgGAGAACTCTTCATGCAGTTGGAGAGAGAAGGCATCTTTATGGAGGACACAGCCTG TTTCTATCTGGCGGAGATTTCCATGGCCTTGGGTCACCTCCATCAGAAAGGCATCATCTACCGGGACCTCAAACCTGAAAATATCATGCTCAATAACAACG GTCACGTGAAGTTGACTGACTTTGGACTCTGCAAGGAGTCGATCCACGATGGCACTGTGACTCACACCTTCTGTGGAACCATAGAATACAT GGCCCCAGAAATCCTGATGAGAAGTGGACATAATCGGGCTGTGGACTGGTGGAGTCTGGGAGCGCTGATGTATGACATGCTGACAGGCGCG CCTCCTTTCACCGGTGAAAACCGTAAAAAGACTATTGACAAAATCTTGAAGTGCAAACTGAACCTTCCGCCTTACCTCACACAAGAAGCCAGGGATCTGCTGAAGAAG CTACTAAAAAGAAACGCATCGCTGCGTTTAGGAGCCGGGCCAGGAGACGCATCTGAAGTACAG AGCCATCCCTTCTTTCGATACATTAACTGGGATGATCTCCTCGCTCGCAAAGTAGAACCTCCGTTCAAGCCTTTTCTG CAATCAGCAGATGATGTCAGCCAGTTCGACTCCAAGTTCACGAGCCAGACGCCAGTGGACAGTCCGGACGACTCCGCCCTGAGCGAAAGCGCTAACCAGGTCTTCCTG GGGTTCACATATGTAGCCCCGTCCGTGCTTGAAAATGTGAAGGAGAAGTTTTCGTTTGAGCCAAAAATCCGCTCACCTCGAAGGTTTCTGGGAAGCCCGAGAACACCAGTGAG CCCTTTGAAGTTTGAAACGGGGGACTGTTGGCCCAGGGGGCCTGCTTTACCTTGCGGGACGCCTGCTCTACTGTCTCCCGGTGAGCAGCCCATGGAGGTGTCCGGCGTGGAACACATGGACGTGAGCTCCGGCACCGAAGCATCCGCCCCTCTCCCCATCAGACAGCCGCTGGGTTCCACCATGAGCACCTTCAAAACGCAACCCTATCCAGTCATCTCCAAACGACCCGAGCATCTACGCATGAACCTATGA
- the rps6kb1a gene encoding ribosomal protein S6 kinase beta-1 isoform X2 — translation MAGVFDIDLDQPEENVSDDELEEAQTNECMEQCSGFEFNMDDCEKFEISEDSVNKGAEQIRPECFELLRVLGKGGYGKVFQVRKVSGATSGKIFAMKVLKKAMIVRNAKDTAHTKAERNILEEVKHPFIVDLIYAFQTGGKLYLILEYLSGGELFMQLEREGIFMEDTACFYLAEISMALGHLHQKGIIYRDLKPENIMLNNNGHVKLTDFGLCKESIHDGTVTHTFCGTIEYMAPEILMRSGHNRAVDWWSLGALMYDMLTGAPPFTGENRKKTIDKILKCKLNLPPYLTQEARDLLKKLLKRNASLRLGAGPGDASEVQSHPFFRYINWDDLLARKVEPPFKPFLQSADDVSQFDSKFTSQTPVDSPDDSALSESANQVFLGFTYVAPSVLENVKEKFSFEPKIRSPRRFLGSPRTPVSPLKFETGDCWPRGPALPCGTPALLSPGEQPMEVSGVEHMDVSSGTEASAPLPIRQPLGSTMSTFKTQPYPVISKRPEHLRMNL, via the exons ATGGCAGGTGTGTTTGATATCGACCTAGACCAACCGGAGGAAAATGTCTCTGACGATGAGCTTGAGGAA GCTCAAACCAACGAATGTATGGAACAGTGCAGCGGATTTGAATT TAATATGGATGACTGTGAGAAGTTTGAAATCTCAGAGGACAGTGTCAATAAAGGCGCTGAACAGATTCGACCTGAGTGCTTTGAACTGCTCAGAGTCTTGGGAAAAGGAGGCTATGGGAAG GTGTTTCAAGTTCGAAAGGTATCTGGAGCCACCTCCGGAAAAATATTTGCCATGAAAGTTTTGAAAAAG gCCATGATTGTACGCAATGCGAAGGACACAGCCCACACAAAGGCTGAACGGAATATTCTGGAAGAGGTGAAGCACCCGTTCATTGTGGACCTCATCTATGCTTTCCAGACCGGTGGCAAACTTTACCTCATTCTGGAATACCTCAGCG gtgGAGAACTCTTCATGCAGTTGGAGAGAGAAGGCATCTTTATGGAGGACACAGCCTG TTTCTATCTGGCGGAGATTTCCATGGCCTTGGGTCACCTCCATCAGAAAGGCATCATCTACCGGGACCTCAAACCTGAAAATATCATGCTCAATAACAACG GTCACGTGAAGTTGACTGACTTTGGACTCTGCAAGGAGTCGATCCACGATGGCACTGTGACTCACACCTTCTGTGGAACCATAGAATACAT GGCCCCAGAAATCCTGATGAGAAGTGGACATAATCGGGCTGTGGACTGGTGGAGTCTGGGAGCGCTGATGTATGACATGCTGACAGGCGCG CCTCCTTTCACCGGTGAAAACCGTAAAAAGACTATTGACAAAATCTTGAAGTGCAAACTGAACCTTCCGCCTTACCTCACACAAGAAGCCAGGGATCTGCTGAAGAAG CTACTAAAAAGAAACGCATCGCTGCGTTTAGGAGCCGGGCCAGGAGACGCATCTGAAGTACAG AGCCATCCCTTCTTTCGATACATTAACTGGGATGATCTCCTCGCTCGCAAAGTAGAACCTCCGTTCAAGCCTTTTCTG CAATCAGCAGATGATGTCAGCCAGTTCGACTCCAAGTTCACGAGCCAGACGCCAGTGGACAGTCCGGACGACTCCGCCCTGAGCGAAAGCGCTAACCAGGTCTTCCTG GGGTTCACATATGTAGCCCCGTCCGTGCTTGAAAATGTGAAGGAGAAGTTTTCGTTTGAGCCAAAAATCCGCTCACCTCGAAGGTTTCTGGGAAGCCCGAGAACACCAGTGAG CCCTTTGAAGTTTGAAACGGGGGACTGTTGGCCCAGGGGGCCTGCTTTACCTTGCGGGACGCCTGCTCTACTGTCTCCCGGTGAGCAGCCCATGGAGGTGTCCGGCGTGGAACACATGGACGTGAGCTCCGGCACCGAAGCATCCGCCCCTCTCCCCATCAGACAGCCGCTGGGTTCCACCATGAGCACCTTCAAAACGCAACCCTATCCAGTCATCTCCAAACGACCCGAGCATCTACGCATGAACCTATGA
- the rnft1 gene encoding E3 ubiquitin-protein ligase RNFT1, with translation MKLRSQYERRDSNEYRRTLKLRESPTVMQPEGSSQGGNGLTLNLQPELLVRTPGAGSINPPEAGETRVHISSPAGESGGRSASRRPRAHSHTHSHSHGHTHSHEPEPDPRDADQESGEPSTSFSELRYIFHWVQKSLPFLAILCAKVVIQHALGLAVGVGLFTTFLYVNKNIRTQVFLQGRASRLQCVWLLLFLTFSTLLLYYTFREEMLYYCLIFVNHSAEPLGFWDVLWAVGVTNYVVKFLFMGLKCLILLLPSSLMAYRTRGQWYMLTEEVGQVYQVIAPVPCWFRYLVTYQEMDGFPGITLGILLALLYLILKLLGLYGQWSSLQKTMRVFLSAEHNGAPATKAQCSEAGDVCSICQADFREPRVLLCQHIFCEECIALWLNQEKTCPLCRTVITDKVHRWKDGSTSPYLQVY, from the exons ATGAAACTCCGGTCTCAGTATGAGAG AAGAGATTCCAATGAGTACAGAAGAACACTAAAACTAAGGGAATCACCAACTGTGATGCAGCCAGAAGGGTCTTCTCAGGGAGGCAATGGGTTAACTCTAAATCTACAACCAGAGCTTTTAGTCCGAACGCCAGGGGCAGGGAGCATCAATCCCCCAGAGGCCGGAGAGACAAGGGTTCACATCTCCAGCCCAGCGGGAGAGAGCGGCGGACGGTCGGCCTCTCGAAGGCCGCGAGCGCACAGCCACACCCACTCTCACAGTCATGGCCACACCCACTCTCACGAACCCGAGCCAGACCCCAGAGACGCTGACCAGGAGTCGGGGGAGCCCAGTACCTCTTTCTCTGAGCTGCGCTACATCTTCCACTGGGTTCAAAAGAGTCTTCCATTCTTAGCTATACTATGTGCTAAAGTGGTTATTCAGCACGCTCTGG GTCTCGCTGTGGGGGTAGGCCTGTTTACAACCTTCTtgtatgtaaacaaaaacatccgAACCCAGGTTTTTCTCCAG GGACGAGCTTCAAGGCTGCAGTGCGTATGGCTGCTGCTGTTCCTGACCTTTTCCACTCTACTGCTTTATTACACTTTTCGTGAGGAGATGCTTTATTACTG TCTCATCTTTGTGAACCATAGTGCGGAGCCGCTGGGGTTCTGGGACGTCCTCTGGGCTGTAGGTGTGACCAATTACGTAGTGAAGTTCCTCTTCATGGGGTTAAAGTGCCTTattctccttctcccctcttcCCTCATGGCTTACAGGACAAGG GGTCAGTGGTACATGCTGACAGAGGAGGTCGGTCAGGTGTACCAGGTGATAGCCCCCGTGCCGTGCTGGTTCCGTTACCTGGTAACCTATCAGGAGATGGACGGTTTTCCCGGGATAACTCTGGGAATCCTGCTGGCTTTGCTCTATCTCATACTCAAA CTTTTAGGATTGTATGGACAGTGGAGTTCTCTGCAGAAGACCATGAGAGTATTTCTGAGTGCTGAG CATAACGGAGCTCCTGCCACCAAGGCCCAGTGCAGTGAGGCTGGAGACGTCTGCTCTATCTGCCAGGCTGACTTCAGAGAGCCGCGTGTTCTCCTGTGCCAG cATATTTTCTGTGAAGAATGCATCGCTCTGTGGTTAAACCAGGAGAAGACCTGTCCACTGTGTCGCACTGTGATCACGGACAAGGTCCACAGGTGGAAAGACGGCTCCACTTCTCCTTATCTACAGGTTTACTAA